Proteins from one Acidobacteriota bacterium genomic window:
- a CDS encoding ROK family protein: protein MAGDSIEEGVGEQPLSLGVDIGGTKVAAGAMSANAMAGGALFGWSSAESRPDLEPAAMVVEVVRQVEQLLESLGRSRDEVVGLGIGFPGDFDPLSGVLKTAPNLPAWIGTSPRELFSTCLQRRWECEVPVAAENDACVAALAEARLGTGRGVQRMLYITVSTGVGGARYDSGAVRNIEPGLYTFPDPAQPEINLESLASGPATAAHARREIRAYVDRHGLEQLQQLTSVFSTEEGPAPATREQLEELLAQLTARHLGQAASRGDTFSRGLFDRSAHILAAGLAILLDQGFGEQRIVIGGSVAAKTPGYVDQVRQELARRQALSGASQALRSFDPLQIVEAGLGDERGVLGAASLVADLQTPRTSSRLAGS, encoded by the coding sequence ATGGCGGGTGATTCGATCGAAGAGGGTGTCGGCGAGCAGCCCCTGAGTCTTGGAGTGGATATCGGCGGCACCAAGGTGGCCGCAGGGGCCATGAGCGCCAACGCCATGGCAGGAGGCGCCCTGTTCGGCTGGAGCAGTGCCGAGAGTCGCCCGGACCTGGAGCCGGCGGCGATGGTGGTGGAGGTGGTCCGCCAGGTGGAGCAGCTGCTGGAGAGCCTGGGGCGAAGCCGGGACGAGGTGGTGGGATTGGGCATCGGTTTTCCCGGCGACTTCGATCCGCTCTCCGGGGTGCTCAAGACGGCGCCCAACCTGCCGGCGTGGATCGGCACTTCTCCCCGGGAGCTGTTCTCCACCTGCTTGCAGCGGCGCTGGGAGTGCGAGGTACCGGTAGCGGCGGAGAACGACGCCTGCGTCGCCGCCCTCGCCGAGGCGCGCCTGGGCACCGGCCGCGGAGTCCAGCGGATGCTCTACATCACCGTCAGCACCGGTGTCGGCGGTGCCCGCTACGACTCCGGTGCCGTGCGCAACATCGAGCCCGGGCTCTACACCTTCCCGGACCCAGCGCAGCCCGAGATCAACCTCGAGAGCCTCGCCAGCGGTCCCGCCACCGCCGCCCACGCCCGCCGAGAGATTCGGGCCTACGTGGATCGGCATGGCCTGGAACAGCTGCAGCAGCTGACCAGCGTCTTCAGCACGGAAGAGGGGCCGGCGCCGGCGACGCGGGAGCAGTTGGAGGAGCTCCTGGCGCAGCTCACCGCCCGGCATCTGGGGCAGGCCGCCTCCCGGGGCGACACCTTCAGCCGGGGACTCTTCGACCGCTCCGCCCACATCCTCGCCGCCGGGTTGGCGATTCTCTTGGATCAGGGGTTCGGCGAGCAGCGCATCGTCATCGGCGGCTCCGTGGCCGCCAAGACCCCCGGTTACGTCGATCAGGTGCGTCAGGAGCTGGCCCGCCGCCAGGCCCTCTCGGGAGCCTCTCAGGCGCTTCGGAGCTTCGATCCGTTGCAGATCGTCGAAGCGGGCTTGGGAGATGAGCGCGGGGTCCTGGGAGCCGCCTCGCTGGTGGCCGACTTGCAGACCCCGCGCACGTCGTCTCGGCTGGCTGGG
- a CDS encoding alpha-amylase family glycosyl hydrolase, which produces MALAGWWAVPASAAELRMERVVPGEAGEWHVEVAVKNAAKAAESLVFSADGTELAASTEVLDKDRLAVHLAAVPADATRLTVTVPGRRGGDSATVILGPRSSGAVSLGVEGWTIYHVMMGYFRNANPSNDGEVEGWRHRNYAGGDLQGVLEKADYLADLGVDAVWLSPLFAARTSHGYDVTNYYRIGDAVAVPDDPEASLELFRQVVKALHQRGVKVILDLPLNHANRGYDREAGDPGGHKPRATSARQEAEKLWDSWDAGYRYWNFDHQPTRRFLKDVALHWLVKENVDGLRLDYVRGVPHDFWAELYAEVQAAKPGAFLVGECWADGEGVEANIAEIAKFYEPVTGAGMADPGPQFSSLLDFPMQILLTEVFAGGGSLESVEDWLQGYEHAYGTGARPTFFLDNHDLSRFLSWAGEGERLVAAVGFLASLSEPWVLFYGTEAGLADGAPKRGFNDASRIAMPWVGLEEGTSGAVYEPIRQFLRARQRHPALRQGGRRPLVVEEDLLIWVKETAEETALVAVHLGEQARTVQLATGLVDLGELEAVAGGASPERGEDGWAWRLEPLSTAISIGASGDAAAATDTPSTTTNGKQETAVEGGSNGG; this is translated from the coding sequence ATGGCCCTGGCAGGCTGGTGGGCCGTGCCGGCGTCCGCTGCGGAGCTGCGCATGGAGCGGGTGGTACCGGGGGAGGCGGGGGAATGGCACGTCGAGGTAGCGGTGAAGAATGCTGCCAAGGCCGCCGAGAGTCTGGTGTTCAGCGCCGACGGAACGGAACTGGCGGCGAGCACCGAGGTGCTGGACAAGGACCGCCTTGCCGTCCACCTGGCTGCGGTGCCGGCAGATGCCACGCGCTTGACGGTGACCGTTCCCGGGCGCCGCGGCGGGGACTCGGCCACGGTCATCCTCGGGCCTCGTTCCTCTGGGGCGGTCAGTCTCGGCGTCGAGGGCTGGACCATCTACCACGTGATGATGGGCTACTTCCGCAACGCCAATCCGAGCAACGATGGAGAGGTGGAAGGCTGGCGCCACCGCAACTACGCCGGGGGTGACCTCCAGGGGGTGCTGGAGAAGGCGGACTACCTCGCCGACCTCGGCGTCGACGCGGTGTGGTTGAGCCCGCTCTTCGCCGCTCGCACCTCTCACGGGTACGACGTCACCAACTACTACCGCATCGGTGATGCGGTGGCGGTGCCGGACGATCCGGAGGCCTCCCTGGAGCTCTTCCGCCAGGTGGTGAAGGCGCTGCACCAGCGCGGGGTGAAGGTGATCCTCGACCTGCCCCTCAACCACGCCAACCGCGGCTACGACCGCGAGGCTGGTGATCCCGGCGGTCACAAGCCCCGGGCCACCAGCGCCCGCCAGGAAGCGGAGAAACTGTGGGATAGCTGGGACGCCGGCTACCGCTACTGGAATTTCGACCATCAACCCACCCGCCGCTTTCTCAAGGACGTCGCCCTGCACTGGCTGGTGAAGGAAAACGTGGACGGCCTGCGGCTGGACTACGTTCGCGGCGTGCCCCACGATTTTTGGGCCGAGCTCTATGCCGAGGTGCAGGCGGCCAAGCCCGGGGCCTTCCTGGTGGGGGAGTGTTGGGCCGATGGCGAAGGGGTGGAGGCCAACATCGCCGAGATCGCGAAGTTTTACGAGCCGGTGACCGGGGCGGGGATGGCGGATCCCGGGCCTCAATTCTCCAGCCTGCTGGACTTCCCCATGCAGATCCTGCTCACCGAGGTCTTCGCCGGGGGTGGTTCGTTGGAGTCGGTGGAGGATTGGCTGCAAGGCTATGAGCATGCCTATGGCACCGGAGCTCGGCCCACCTTCTTCCTCGACAATCACGATCTCTCCCGCTTCCTGTCCTGGGCCGGGGAAGGGGAGCGGCTGGTGGCGGCGGTGGGATTCCTGGCCTCCCTGTCGGAGCCTTGGGTACTCTTCTACGGCACCGAAGCGGGACTGGCAGACGGCGCACCCAAGCGGGGATTCAACGACGCCAGCCGCATTGCCATGCCTTGGGTCGGACTGGAAGAGGGCACCTCCGGCGCGGTGTACGAGCCCATTCGCCAATTCTTGCGCGCCCGTCAGAGGCATCCGGCTCTGCGCCAGGGCGGCCGGCGACCCCTAGTGGTGGAGGAGGATCTGTTGATTTGGGTCAAAGAGACGGCGGAGGAGACGGCGCTGGTCGCGGTGCACCTGGGAGAGCAGGCGCGGACCGTGCAGCTGGCCACGGGGCTGGTGGACCTTGGAGAGCTCGAGGCCGTAGCCGGAGGGGCGTCGCCGGAGCGGGGCGAGGACGGCTGGGCCTGGCGTTTGGAGCCTCTGAGCACTGCGATTTCCATCGGGGCCTCTGGTGACGCTGCCGCCGCCACGGACACTCCCTCGACCACTACCAACGGCAAGCAGGAGACGGCTGTGGAGGGAGGATCCAATGGCGGGTGA
- the malQ gene encoding 4-alpha-glucanotransferase, whose amino-acid sequence MAFSLASRLGNIVAPLLAQGRTPASPPRPPRVKVRAMDTRSAGILLHPTSLPGPYGIGDLGPSAVTFLDWAERAGQRLWQVLPLGPTHGGGSPYGCLSAFAGNPWLISPELLRRQGFLSQEYLASATAPQPAGGDPHQVDFPAAAATKERLLHRAWEVYQHRATSGQRQRLEEFREHPDQRSWLDDWALFASLRAAHGNRGWWQWDAELARREPGALRRARQELRHEIERHYFIQHQFFLQWGLLREHALSRGIRLFGDLPIYVAWDSADVWAHRRLFELDDEGEPLAVAGVPPDYFSPTGQLWGNPLYRWEKMAEEGFSWWIERVRANLRLTDLVRLDHFRAFAGYWRVPAGEPTAENGTWEDGPGKPFFEALREELGDLPLVAEDLGVITPDVDELRTTFRLPGIRVLQFGLDDPDSIHAPHNLAPHTVVYTGTHDNDTSRGWYASCSPRQRQRIRQYTGGRFHSIHWDLIRQALTSVARIAVVPMQDVLGLGSEARMNTPGQPDGNWGWRLTEDQLLPEQAARLRALTGLSGRVREGRGELG is encoded by the coding sequence ATGGCCTTTTCATTGGCTTCTCGCTTGGGCAACATCGTTGCTCCTCTCCTCGCTCAGGGTCGAACACCGGCATCGCCGCCGCGGCCCCCTCGGGTTAAAGTACGCGCCATGGACACACGCTCCGCCGGCATCCTCCTGCACCCCACGTCCCTCCCCGGTCCCTACGGTATCGGAGACCTGGGGCCGTCGGCAGTGACCTTCCTGGACTGGGCGGAACGGGCCGGCCAGCGACTGTGGCAGGTCCTGCCCCTGGGCCCGACCCACGGCGGAGGCTCCCCCTACGGTTGCCTCTCGGCCTTCGCCGGCAACCCCTGGCTGATCTCTCCGGAGCTCCTGCGTCGCCAAGGTTTCCTGAGCCAGGAGTACCTGGCCTCGGCGACCGCCCCGCAGCCCGCCGGCGGCGATCCCCATCAGGTGGACTTTCCGGCGGCGGCGGCGACCAAAGAACGGCTGCTGCACCGCGCCTGGGAGGTGTACCAACACCGCGCCACCAGCGGTCAGCGCCAGCGGCTGGAAGAGTTCCGGGAGCACCCGGACCAACGCTCCTGGCTGGACGACTGGGCCCTCTTCGCGAGCCTCCGCGCCGCCCACGGCAACCGCGGGTGGTGGCAGTGGGACGCCGAGCTGGCCCGGCGCGAGCCCGGTGCGCTGCGCCGTGCCCGCCAGGAACTTCGCCATGAAATCGAACGGCACTACTTTATCCAGCATCAGTTCTTTCTCCAATGGGGCCTGCTCCGGGAGCACGCTCTCAGCCGCGGAATCCGCCTGTTCGGGGATCTTCCCATCTACGTCGCCTGGGACAGCGCCGACGTCTGGGCCCATCGCCGGCTCTTCGAGCTCGACGACGAAGGCGAACCGCTGGCGGTGGCGGGTGTCCCGCCGGATTATTTCAGCCCGACGGGCCAATTGTGGGGAAATCCACTCTATCGCTGGGAGAAGATGGCCGAAGAAGGCTTTTCCTGGTGGATCGAGCGCGTCCGCGCCAACCTCCGCTTGACCGACTTGGTACGGCTCGATCATTTCCGCGCCTTCGCCGGCTATTGGCGCGTCCCCGCCGGCGAGCCCACGGCGGAGAACGGTACCTGGGAGGATGGCCCGGGCAAACCGTTCTTCGAAGCGCTTCGTGAGGAGCTAGGGGATCTACCTTTGGTGGCGGAGGACCTGGGAGTCATCACCCCCGACGTCGACGAGCTCCGCACCACCTTCCGCCTCCCCGGCATCCGGGTGCTCCAATTCGGCCTCGACGACCCCGACTCGATCCACGCCCCCCACAACCTCGCTCCCCACACGGTGGTCTACACCGGCACCCACGACAACGACACCTCCCGCGGCTGGTACGCCAGCTGCTCCCCCCGCCAACGCCAACGCATCCGCCAATACACCGGCGGCCGGTTCCATTCCATCCACTGGGATCTGATCCGCCAGGCCCTCACCTCCGTAGCCCGCATCGCTGTCGTCCCCATGCAGGACGTCCTGGGGCTGGGCTCGGAAGCGCGCATGAACACCCCCGGCCAACCGGACGGCAATTGGGGCTGGCGCCTGACGGAAGATCAGCTGTTGCCGGAGCAGGCAGCCCGGCTGCGGGCGCTGACGGGGTTGAGTGGGCGGGTGCGGGAGGGGCGGGGGGAGTTGGGCTAA
- a CDS encoding L,D-transpeptidase — protein MRRKFQTVLLVILLVGALCPGAAVVGQESDGALVLVVRKEARELRVLSGSEVIATYPIGLGFQPKGDKQREGDGATPEGRYSVCIKNPQSRYYLSLGINYPSAKDAERALAEGWFSREEARAILEAERDGRCPPWDTPLGGEIYIHGRGSSADWTLGCIALDDPDMKALYDRVKIGTEVRIEP, from the coding sequence GTGCGGAGAAAATTCCAGACCGTGCTCCTGGTGATCCTGCTGGTGGGGGCGCTTTGCCCGGGCGCTGCTGTCGTGGGCCAGGAGAGCGATGGAGCGTTGGTGCTCGTGGTGCGGAAGGAGGCTCGGGAGCTAAGAGTCCTGTCGGGCTCCGAGGTGATCGCGACCTACCCCATCGGTCTGGGGTTTCAGCCGAAGGGGGACAAGCAGCGCGAGGGCGACGGCGCGACGCCGGAGGGGCGGTACTCCGTGTGCATCAAGAATCCCCAGAGTCGCTACTACCTATCGTTGGGGATCAACTATCCCAGCGCGAAGGATGCCGAGCGGGCGCTGGCCGAGGGGTGGTTCTCCCGTGAGGAGGCGCGAGCAATCCTCGAGGCGGAGCGGGACGGTCGGTGCCCGCCGTGGGATACGCCGCTGGGTGGTGAGATCTACATCCACGGTCGGGGCTCGTCCGCAGACTGGACCCTCGGGTGCATCGCCCTCGATGATCCGGACATGAAGGCGCTCTACGACCGGGTGAAGATTGGGACGGAGGTTCGGATCGAGCCGTGA
- a CDS encoding transcriptional regulator has translation MSRFDQVRRGAILRHYLARLGAVEPARLLPFEAVKESLDLRHLVDRGLQDVPLDRIVGSLGRAREFDRAFLPRRESSRDRWEGIARLAESPEGFPPVELYQVGDAYFVVDGHHRISYLQSLGTPTVEAHVKEFLTPVPLAPEASLEDVMLKRGLSDFLETTGLVPQDDQELLVTTATGYDRLLEHIVVHRYFRGLEEEREIPWQEAVDSWYQAVYRPVMDALESSNLPASFPNRTPTDLYLFVMDHLAQLKRRFGSGEGMEPEAVVEAFSESRGRRGRGAVQRRFRRFWRWLGRVEEGDVAG, from the coding sequence GTGAGCCGCTTCGACCAGGTCCGTCGCGGGGCCATCCTGCGCCACTACCTGGCCCGCCTTGGCGCCGTCGAACCGGCCCGGCTGCTGCCCTTCGAAGCGGTCAAGGAAAGCCTCGACCTCCGCCACTTGGTGGACCGGGGCCTTCAGGACGTCCCTCTGGACAGAATCGTCGGCTCCCTGGGCCGCGCCCGGGAGTTCGACCGCGCCTTCCTACCGCGGCGGGAGTCCTCCCGCGACCGTTGGGAAGGCATCGCCCGCCTGGCAGAGAGCCCCGAAGGCTTCCCGCCGGTGGAGCTCTACCAGGTCGGCGACGCCTATTTCGTCGTCGACGGCCACCATCGCATCTCCTACCTCCAATCCCTCGGCACCCCCACCGTCGAGGCTCACGTCAAGGAATTCCTCACTCCCGTCCCCCTGGCCCCGGAGGCCTCCCTCGAAGACGTGATGCTCAAGCGCGGCCTGTCGGATTTCCTCGAAACCACCGGTCTGGTCCCCCAAGACGACCAAGAGCTCCTGGTCACCACCGCCACCGGCTACGATCGCCTCTTGGAGCACATCGTCGTCCACCGCTACTTTCGCGGCCTGGAGGAGGAGCGGGAGATCCCCTGGCAGGAGGCGGTAGATTCCTGGTACCAGGCCGTCTATCGCCCGGTGATGGACGCTCTAGAAAGCAGCAACCTCCCCGCCAGCTTCCCCAACCGCACCCCCACCGACCTCTACCTCTTCGTCATGGACCACCTCGCCCAACTCAAACGCCGCTTCGGCTCCGGCGAGGGGATGGAGCCGGAAGCGGTGGTGGAGGCGTTCTCGGAGAGCCGGGGAAGGCGCGGCCGGGGTGCCGTGCAGCGGCGGTTCCGGAGGTTTTGGCGGTGGTTGGGGCGGGTGGAGGAGGGCGATGTTGCAGGATGA